The Strigops habroptila isolate Jane chromosome 13, bStrHab1.2.pri, whole genome shotgun sequence genome contains a region encoding:
- the EMILIN3 gene encoding EMILIN-3, translating to MRRRGALLCLSLGTLLALADAKGAFYPPAAPLPYGGRYSLYTAGSSPQLGPGKPIGKHKSYCAYVVQRNVTCALQDGAESYVKAEYHKCSWGPKCPGKVLYRTFFRPKYKIGYKTVTELAWRCCPGFMGEGCHDSPTDQPGLLPQQPSPRVPPGQKMFPIPRLPPYPKSHPDLFPGPKKNQYGRKLPGLFGDRLDRLEEEVRRLSQSYDSLHTMVSGLGDRLRLAIQEDTTRMIGSLMNSPGTPDSTVGFGIIPDGLVDAADKADIAAFPPVGDILTKVTEVSDVLKTKADLLHEVRGMVLDHDGQIKHLLESARPSPLTSIDLLEEYVDTRLSNLRGELLDGFEKKLGKIQSTCDFRIQEVRQQCEEEKAANLRLQQTLDGKELEIKKEISQLETQIQGLTVVESCCSNLDYLTDRMNILEKGLHSISESQKNLHSRLDGEISTVTLGNLFEGRFEDLEARLNATERETGSCCSGIEDSMRGTVVAEVDGMRTAFEDKMQTLEDRFMTVMGELNNVSSPIGMDGAVVPVLEGELASMRKRTDEALEVLQNRLITLESTCSLGCSSASKDVETFRTEIEDCQNKNQDLLLRMDSNYDLLRKLNATILEIQRRIEEEASGALQGEITLLKINLNTVSKSLTGLKDSVSQYSDTVAHVNSSLDEHERKIEDEVHSIQEKVNDQGSQLFFSNRRVLNLKGDLERLKARIISDLSSCKNVAHDLQKEIAHFDDRVARVESVCGRLGAITGSLDGVRDELEKHTGSLWDYMDHMNGTLAAHSQEITGLKDNLLDCQAKVSELAEQVGHLEEQAQGKEH from the exons GAGCTACTGTGCCTACGTGGTGCAGCGCAATGTGACGTGCGCGCTGCAGGACGGGGCCGAGAGCTACGTCAAGGCTGAGTACCACAAGTGCAGCTGGGGACCCAAGTGCCCGGGGAAAGTCCT GTACCGCACCTTCTTCAGGCCCAAATACAAGATTGGATACAAGACAGTGACTGAGCTGGCCTGGAGGTGCTGCCCCGGCTTCATGGGAGAAGGGTGCCACGACAGCCCCACTGACCAACCCggcctcctgccccagcagcccagccccagaGTGCCTCCCGGGCAAAAGATGTTTCCAATCCCCAGGCTTCCGCCCTATCCCAAAAGCCACCCTGACCTGTTTCCAGGACCAAAGAAGAATCAGTATG GCAGGAAGCTGCCGGGGCTCTTCGGGGACCGCCTGGATcggctggaggaggaggtgaggcGCCTTTCCCAGTCCTACGACAGCCTGCACACCATGGTGAGCGGGCTGGGCGACCGCCTGCGGCTGGCCATCCAGGAGGACACCACCAGGATGATCGGCTCGCTGATGAACAGCCCCGGCACGCCTGACTCGACGGTGGGCTTCGGCATCATTCCCGACGGCCTGGTGGATGCGGCAGACAAAGCCGACATCGCCGCGTTCCCTCCCGTGGGGGACATCCTGACCAAGGTGACGGAGGTGAGCGACGTGCTGAAAACCAAGGCGGATCTGCTGCACGAGGTGCGCGGCATGGTCCTGGACCACGACGGGCAGATCAAGCACCTGCTGGAGTCAGCCCGGCCCTCGCCCCTCACCTCCATCGACCTGCTGGAGGAGTACGTGGACACGAGGCTGAGCAACCTGCGCGGGGAGCTGCTCGACGGCTTCGAGAAGAAGCTGGGGAAGATCCAGAGCACGTGTGATTTCCGGATCCAGGAGGTGCGGCAGCAGTGCGAGGAGGAGAAAGCTGCCAACCTGCGGCTGCAGCAGACGCTGGACGGGAAGGAGCTAGAGATCAAGAAAGAGATCTCCCAGCTGGAGACCCAGATCCAAGGGCTGACAGTggtggaaagctgctgcagcaaccTGGACTACCTCACCGATCGCATGAACATCCTTGAGAAAGGCCTCCACAGCATCTCCGAGTCCCAGAAGAACTTGCACTCCCGGCTGGATGGGGAAATCTCCACTGTCACCCTAGGGAACCTTTTTGAAGGGCGCTTTGAAGACCTGGAAGCCAGACTCAATGCTACAGAGAGAGAAACGGGGAGCTGCTGTTCTGGTATAGAGGACAGCATGAGAGGCACGGTGGTGGCAGAGGTGGATGGCATGAGGACTGCCTTTGAAGACAAAATGCAGACCCTGGAGGACAGGTTCATGACCGTCATGGGGGAGCTGAACAATGTGAGCTCTCCCATCGGAATGGACGGCGCGGTGGTGCCCGTGCTGGAGGGGGAGCTTGCCAGCATGAGGAAACGGACAGACGAGGCACTGGAGGTGTTGCAGAATCGCCTCATCACGCTGGAGAGCACTTGttccctgggctgcagctccGCCTCCAAAGACGTGGAGACCTTCCGCACAGAGATCGAAGACTGCCAGAACAAGAACCAGGACCTGCTCCTGCGCATGGACAGCAATTACGACCTCCTGCGCAAGCTGAACGCCACCATCCTGGAGATCCAGCGGCGGATCGAGGAGGAAGCATCGGGGGCTTTGCAAGGGGAGATCACTTTGCTAAAGATCAACCTGAACACTGTGAGCAAGTCTCTGACGGGGCTCAAGGACTCCGTCTCCCAGTACTCGGACACCGTGGCACACGTTAACTCCTCACTGGATGAGCATGAGCGGAAGATTGAGGATGAGGTCCACTCCATCCAGGAGAAAGTCAACGACCAAGGCTCCCAGCTGTTCTTCAGCAACCGGCGTGTCCTGAACCTCAAGGGAGACTTGGAGCGACTCAAAGCCAGGATCATCAGTGACCTGAGCTCCTGCAAGAACGTGGCCCATGACCTGCAGAAGGAGATTGCTCACTTTGATGACCGGGTGGCCCGGGTGGAGAGTGTCTGTGGCAGGCTGGGTGCCATCACGGGAAGCCTGGATGGCGTCAGGGATGAACTGGAGAAACACACGGGCAGCCTGTGGGACTACATGGACCACATGAACGGGACCCTGGCTGCCCACTCTCAGGAAATAACAGGACTGAAGGACAACCTGCTGGACTGCCAAGCCAAGGTCTCCGAGCTGGCCGAGCAGGTTGGCCACTTGGAAGAGCAAGCGCAGGGGAAGGAGCATTAG